A stretch of Aedes aegypti strain LVP_AGWG chromosome 2, AaegL5.0 Primary Assembly, whole genome shotgun sequence DNA encodes these proteins:
- the LOC5577537 gene encoding ras-related protein Rab-14 isoform X3, translated as MSAGPYNYSYIFKYIIIGDMGVGKSCLLHQFTEKKFMASCPHTIGVEFGTRIIEVDKQKIKLQIWDTAGQERFRAVTRSYYRGAAGALMVYDITRRSTYNHLSSWLTDTRNLTNPSTVIFLIGNKSDLESTREVTYEEAKKFADENGLMFAEASAMTGQNVEEAFLETARKIYQSIQDGRLDLNSSESGVQHKPAQPGRTSLSGDAQNNKDNCSC; from the exons ATGTCGGCGGGACCGTATAACTATTCCtacattttcaaatatatcatCATCGGTGATATGGGCGTAGGGAAAAGTTGCCTTTTGCATCAGTTCACCGAGAAGAAAT TTATGGCAAGCTGTCCGCACACAATCGGCGTTGAATTTGGTACCCGCATAATTGAAGTCGACAAGCAAAAGATTAAGCTGCAGATATGGGACACAGCCGGACAGGAACGCTTCCGAGCGGTCACACGATCATATTACAGGGGAGCggctggtgcactgatggtttACGATATTACCAGACG GTCTACCTACAATCACCTGTCGAGTTGGCTGACCGACACTCGCAACCTGACTAACCCAAGTACTGTGATATTTCTGATCGGCAACAAGTCGGACCTGGAGAGCACCCGCGAGGTGACCTACGAGGAGGCGAAGAAGTTTGCCGATGAGAACGGGCTCATGTTTGCCGAGGCCAGTGCAATGAC CGGCCAAAACGTGGAAGAAGCATTCCTGGAGACGGCTCGCAAAATCTACCAAAGCATTCAGGACGGCCGTTTGGACCTGAATTCGTCCGAATCCGGCGTACAGCATAAACCGGCCCAGCCGGGACGAACCTCGCTCAGTGGAGATGCGCAGAACAATAAGGACAACTGCTCGTGTTAA
- the LOC5577537 gene encoding ras-related protein Rab-14 isoform X2 gives MEKYLVYNMSAGPYNYSYIFKYIIIGDMGVGKSCLLHQFTEKKFMASCPHTIGVEFGTRIIEVDKQKIKLQIWDTAGQERFRAVTRSYYRGAAGALMVYDITRRSTYNHLSSWLTDTRNLTNPSTVIFLIGNKSDLESTREVTYEEAKKFADENGLMFAEASAMTGQNVEEAFLETARKIYQSIQDGRLDLNSSESGVQHKPAQPGRTSLSGDAQNNKDNCSC, from the exons tGTACAACATGTCGGCGGGACCGTATAACTATTCCtacattttcaaatatatcatCATCGGTGATATGGGCGTAGGGAAAAGTTGCCTTTTGCATCAGTTCACCGAGAAGAAAT TTATGGCAAGCTGTCCGCACACAATCGGCGTTGAATTTGGTACCCGCATAATTGAAGTCGACAAGCAAAAGATTAAGCTGCAGATATGGGACACAGCCGGACAGGAACGCTTCCGAGCGGTCACACGATCATATTACAGGGGAGCggctggtgcactgatggtttACGATATTACCAGACG GTCTACCTACAATCACCTGTCGAGTTGGCTGACCGACACTCGCAACCTGACTAACCCAAGTACTGTGATATTTCTGATCGGCAACAAGTCGGACCTGGAGAGCACCCGCGAGGTGACCTACGAGGAGGCGAAGAAGTTTGCCGATGAGAACGGGCTCATGTTTGCCGAGGCCAGTGCAATGAC CGGCCAAAACGTGGAAGAAGCATTCCTGGAGACGGCTCGCAAAATCTACCAAAGCATTCAGGACGGCCGTTTGGACCTGAATTCGTCCGAATCCGGCGTACAGCATAAACCGGCCCAGCCGGGACGAACCTCGCTCAGTGGAGATGCGCAGAACAATAAGGACAACTGCTCGTGTTAA
- the LOC5577537 gene encoding ras-related protein Rab-14 isoform X1, producing MYVLEELSHRVLDGFDWTMDRLYNMSAGPYNYSYIFKYIIIGDMGVGKSCLLHQFTEKKFMASCPHTIGVEFGTRIIEVDKQKIKLQIWDTAGQERFRAVTRSYYRGAAGALMVYDITRRSTYNHLSSWLTDTRNLTNPSTVIFLIGNKSDLESTREVTYEEAKKFADENGLMFAEASAMTGQNVEEAFLETARKIYQSIQDGRLDLNSSESGVQHKPAQPGRTSLSGDAQNNKDNCSC from the exons ATGTATGTTCTGGAGGAACTTTCCCATCGGGTGCTCGATGGTTTCGATTGGACTATGGACCGAT tGTACAACATGTCGGCGGGACCGTATAACTATTCCtacattttcaaatatatcatCATCGGTGATATGGGCGTAGGGAAAAGTTGCCTTTTGCATCAGTTCACCGAGAAGAAAT TTATGGCAAGCTGTCCGCACACAATCGGCGTTGAATTTGGTACCCGCATAATTGAAGTCGACAAGCAAAAGATTAAGCTGCAGATATGGGACACAGCCGGACAGGAACGCTTCCGAGCGGTCACACGATCATATTACAGGGGAGCggctggtgcactgatggtttACGATATTACCAGACG GTCTACCTACAATCACCTGTCGAGTTGGCTGACCGACACTCGCAACCTGACTAACCCAAGTACTGTGATATTTCTGATCGGCAACAAGTCGGACCTGGAGAGCACCCGCGAGGTGACCTACGAGGAGGCGAAGAAGTTTGCCGATGAGAACGGGCTCATGTTTGCCGAGGCCAGTGCAATGAC CGGCCAAAACGTGGAAGAAGCATTCCTGGAGACGGCTCGCAAAATCTACCAAAGCATTCAGGACGGCCGTTTGGACCTGAATTCGTCCGAATCCGGCGTACAGCATAAACCGGCCCAGCCGGGACGAACCTCGCTCAGTGGAGATGCGCAGAACAATAAGGACAACTGCTCGTGTTAA